The following proteins are encoded in a genomic region of Dialister hominis:
- a CDS encoding amino acid ABC transporter permease, producing MDQFFNLNYMVSSLPILLSYLDVTLFVTAVSFPIGLAIGAVTALARIHKTPVLSQISSVYISFIRGTPFLVQLFLICFGLPQVLRAFGASDIRSVPGIVFVLLMMSLHEGAYLSEVVRGALSAVEKGQLEACRAMNLTKKRTYLGIIFPQAFRFAVPVLGNTLISCLKNTSLIFNAGVVDMMSKADLMGAYSYHHLELYLDVGLIYIALCAIVQIGVIIVNRSFRYA from the coding sequence TTGGACCAATTCTTCAATCTCAATTACATGGTAAGCTCGCTCCCTATCCTGCTCTCCTACCTTGACGTGACGCTCTTCGTCACAGCCGTCTCCTTCCCGATCGGGCTTGCCATAGGAGCCGTCACTGCGCTGGCAAGGATCCACAAGACCCCTGTCCTCTCGCAGATCTCCTCCGTCTATATTTCCTTCATCCGCGGCACCCCGTTCCTCGTCCAGCTCTTCCTCATCTGCTTCGGACTTCCGCAGGTGCTGCGCGCCTTCGGCGCATCGGACATCCGCTCCGTGCCGGGCATCGTCTTCGTCCTCCTCATGATGTCGCTTCATGAAGGCGCTTACCTCTCCGAAGTCGTGAGAGGCGCCCTCTCGGCCGTCGAAAAAGGACAGCTCGAAGCCTGCCGCGCCATGAACCTCACCAAGAAGCGAACCTACCTCGGGATCATCTTCCCGCAGGCCTTCCGCTTCGCTGTCCCGGTCCTTGGCAATACCCTGATTTCCTGCCTCAAGAATACATCCCTCATCTTCAATGCCGGCGTCGTCGACATGATGAGCAAGGCAGACCTCATGGGCGCCTACAGCTACCACCACCTGGAACTTTACCTTGACGTCGGGCTCATTTACATCGCCCTCTGCGCCATCGTCCAGATCGGCGTCATCATCGTGAACCGTTCATTCCGCTATGCGTAA
- a CDS encoding amino acid ABC transporter permease, protein MLNFDQMEKMTLQILPYLPATLELLLLSLLLAIVLGLGAALSRIYRIPVLQRVSQAYILLGRAVPTLIILYVVFYGLPMILLMIRGQADLTLIAEIPPFAYAVVGLGLHSGAYLAEIFYSAFYSVPKGQIEASQVIGLSTYRTVKNIILPQALTFALPMMANEVLNLLKGTSIAALITVVELFGAANIQAALTNLYLEIYISAALIYWALSIAIERGFRFAERRAGFYLR, encoded by the coding sequence ATGCTGAACTTTGACCAAATGGAGAAAATGACACTTCAGATTCTCCCCTACCTTCCTGCGACGCTGGAACTTCTCCTCCTCTCGCTCCTTCTTGCGATTGTGCTGGGACTTGGGGCAGCCCTTTCCCGCATCTACCGCATCCCCGTCCTGCAGCGTGTCTCCCAGGCCTATATCCTTCTCGGACGCGCCGTACCGACACTCATCATCCTTTACGTCGTCTTCTACGGACTGCCGATGATCCTCCTCATGATCCGCGGTCAGGCAGATCTCACCCTCATCGCCGAGATCCCGCCATTCGCCTATGCCGTCGTCGGACTTGGCCTCCACTCCGGAGCCTACCTTGCGGAAATCTTCTACTCCGCCTTCTACTCCGTCCCCAAAGGACAGATCGAAGCCTCCCAGGTCATAGGCCTTTCCACCTACCGCACCGTGAAGAACATCATCCTTCCGCAGGCACTCACCTTCGCTCTCCCCATGATGGCCAACGAAGTCCTGAATCTCCTCAAAGGCACCTCCATCGCAGCCCTCATCACCGTCGTCGAACTCTTCGGCGCCGCCAATATCCAGGCTGCCCTGACGAACCTTTACCTCGAGATCTACATCTCCGCCGCCCTCATCTACTGGGCGCTCAGCATAGCCATCGAAAGAGGCTTCCGCTTCGCTGAAAGAAGAGCAGGCTTCTACCTGAGATAG
- a CDS encoding deoxyguanosinetriphosphate triphosphohydrolase produces MQIRERSEEIESKIVCDRAFLSVNSTRDRDEAPDPLRTAFQRDRDRILHSNSFRRLKHKTQVYIAPMGDHYRTRMTHTLEVAQIGRTMARALRLNEDLVEAIALGHDLGHTPFGHVGEQALQEITGHFEHNEQSVRIVDKLERDGRGLNLTVQVKDGILNHCGKLKASTLEGSLIKYADRIAYLCHDYEDAETMGLISAAELPEDVKAKIGVTHSSMITALVTEVVENSMKTHEDDIHMSKEGDEILLKFRRFMFDEVYMSASLIPDRKRGSNVVKMLYDYYTEKKEDGTYHEGRLPEKQVVLAEGNIPQAAVDYISGLTDNFAINLFEDIFVPRYWTFKK; encoded by the coding sequence ATGCAAATCCGCGAACGGAGTGAAGAAATAGAAAGCAAGATCGTCTGCGATAGAGCATTTCTGTCCGTGAATTCCACGAGAGACAGAGACGAGGCACCAGATCCATTGAGAACTGCCTTCCAGAGAGACAGAGACAGGATCCTCCACAGCAATTCCTTCCGCCGTCTCAAACACAAGACACAAGTCTATATCGCGCCGATGGGCGACCATTACAGGACACGCATGACGCACACCCTTGAAGTCGCACAGATCGGACGCACCATGGCAAGAGCCCTTCGCCTGAACGAAGACCTCGTCGAAGCCATTGCCTTAGGCCATGACCTCGGCCATACCCCCTTCGGCCACGTAGGAGAACAGGCCCTGCAGGAAATCACCGGCCACTTCGAACACAACGAACAGAGCGTCCGCATCGTCGACAAACTCGAACGCGACGGAAGAGGACTGAACCTCACCGTCCAGGTCAAAGACGGCATCCTCAACCACTGCGGCAAACTCAAAGCCAGCACCCTCGAAGGAAGCCTCATCAAGTACGCCGACCGCATCGCCTACCTCTGTCACGACTACGAAGACGCAGAAACCATGGGCCTCATCAGCGCAGCCGAACTTCCCGAAGACGTCAAAGCAAAAATCGGCGTCACCCACTCATCCATGATCACTGCCCTCGTCACCGAAGTCGTGGAAAACTCCATGAAAACACACGAAGACGACATCCACATGTCAAAAGAAGGAGACGAAATCCTCCTCAAATTCCGCCGCTTCATGTTCGATGAAGTCTACATGTCCGCCTCCCTCATCCCGGACAGGAAACGCGGCAGCAACGTCGTAAAAATGCTCTACGACTACTACACAGAAAAGAAAGAAGACGGCACCTACCACGAAGGCCGCCTTCCTGAAAAACAAGTCGTCCTGGCAGAAGGAAACATCCCCCAGGCCGCCGTAGACTACATCTCCGGCCTCACCGACAACTTCGCCATCAACCTCTTCGAAGACATCTTCGTCCCCAGATACTGGACATTCAAGAAATAA
- a CDS encoding YidC/Oxa1 family membrane protein insertase — MSDFQIPLLSTFVGFLADIMRVSLEFCYKFTNDMGFPSYGIAIIVLTVIIKTLLLPFALKQIKSMKAMQEIQPEMQRIQKKYKNDPNKLREEMGKLYKEHGASPLAGCLPLLIQMPFLVSIYYALQGFAYDPAHESFLWLQSLAVPDSTYILPILSAASTFVISWQTTPKDAPGNQKTMLLLMPIMIGWMSLNFPSGLVIYWIVCNLYQLVQQTIMYREEMVDRLGVSKKGVLTVHNHEDEDEVKTEEPKKKKVIRKRVIKKVVKKKEPEAAEKAESEEQAEVAPKADAPKEETKEEKKAPEASPEAEDKKNNDKKPGEADETK, encoded by the coding sequence ATGAGTGATTTTCAGATACCGCTTCTGAGTACCTTTGTAGGCTTCCTCGCAGACATCATGCGTGTCAGCCTCGAATTCTGCTACAAGTTTACAAACGATATGGGCTTCCCGAGCTACGGGATCGCGATCATTGTCCTGACAGTGATCATCAAGACCCTCCTGCTCCCGTTTGCCTTAAAACAGATCAAGTCCATGAAGGCCATGCAGGAAATCCAGCCTGAAATGCAGCGGATCCAGAAGAAGTACAAGAACGATCCGAACAAACTGCGTGAAGAAATGGGCAAACTGTACAAGGAACACGGCGCTTCGCCTCTCGCAGGCTGCCTGCCGCTCCTCATCCAGATGCCATTCCTGGTTTCCATTTACTATGCCCTTCAGGGATTCGCCTACGACCCGGCTCATGAAAGCTTCCTCTGGCTGCAGAGCCTTGCCGTACCGGACTCCACCTATATCCTCCCGATCCTTTCCGCTGCGTCTACCTTCGTCATTTCCTGGCAGACCACGCCGAAAGATGCTCCTGGCAACCAGAAGACCATGCTTCTTCTCATGCCGATTATGATCGGGTGGATGTCGCTGAACTTCCCAAGCGGACTTGTCATTTACTGGATCGTCTGCAACCTGTACCAGCTCGTGCAGCAGACCATCATGTATCGTGAAGAAATGGTTGACCGTCTCGGCGTTTCCAAAAAAGGCGTACTGACAGTCCATAACCATGAAGACGAAGATGAAGTCAAGACCGAAGAACCGAAGAAGAAAAAGGTCATTCGCAAAAGAGTCATCAAAAAGGTAGTCAAGAAGAAAGAACCGGAAGCAGCCGAAAAAGCTGAAAGCGAAGAACAAGCTGAAGTAGCTCCGAAGGCAGACGCTCCGAAAGAGGAAACAAAAGAAGAAAAGAAAGCTCCCGAAGCAAGTCCGGAAGCAGAAGATAAAAAGAACAACGATAAGAAACCCGGGGAGGCTGATGAAACGAAATGA
- the rnpA gene encoding ribonuclease P protein component — translation MPNLENKEQTGHRLLRSYRIRQNRDYRRIYRSGKRFSNRAGLLYVTRVKSGDIRIGFVTTKKIGHAVDRNRARRLMKEVYRLHRAELSPNYEAIMLAGSFLTTATYKEAEKAVLALWRKAGILVQS, via the coding sequence GTGCCTAATCTAGAGAACAAGGAACAGACGGGGCACCGCTTGCTCCGTTCCTACCGGATCAGACAGAACAGGGATTACCGAAGAATTTACCGTTCCGGGAAAAGGTTCAGCAACAGGGCTGGACTGCTTTATGTCACCAGGGTCAAGAGCGGAGACATCCGGATCGGTTTTGTAACGACGAAAAAAATCGGCCATGCCGTGGACCGCAACCGCGCAAGACGGCTGATGAAGGAGGTTTACCGCCTTCACCGGGCAGAACTTTCGCCCAATTATGAGGCGATCATGCTGGCAGGAAGCTTCCTGACCACAGCGACTTATAAGGAGGCGGAAAAGGCTGTCCTGGCCTTGTGGCGTAAAGCCGGAATACTGGTGCAGTCATGA
- a CDS encoding transporter substrate-binding domain-containing protein, which yields MNFSSLLKGAAAALALASVVTLAGCGGDKDAASSAAKSQAAGSKTYIVATRGTFRPFTYVNEKGNLTGYDVEILKEVEKRNPGIHFEYKMMPTSAAFVAIESGQADIVANQVGYTDERAAKTIYTKEVNNYTARKIAVRNDRNDINSLEDLKGKKVAVTTNSEAVRQLQDLNKTYNPPIELIYTDKGFTEGANLVVTGRADATPQYEVSITDAVKTLGLPIKAVGPVISSVPTYFALKKDDDHQKLADTIDKTLKDMKADGTLKKLSEQFLGKDYTVPQQ from the coding sequence ATGAACTTTTCTTCTCTTCTTAAAGGAGCAGCAGCCGCTCTGGCACTCGCATCCGTCGTCACCCTTGCCGGATGCGGCGGAGACAAGGATGCCGCTTCCTCAGCCGCCAAGAGCCAGGCAGCCGGATCAAAAACCTATATCGTTGCCACCCGCGGCACCTTCCGTCCTTTCACTTATGTGAACGAAAAAGGAAATCTCACCGGTTATGACGTGGAAATCCTGAAAGAAGTCGAAAAAAGGAACCCCGGCATCCACTTCGAATACAAGATGATGCCTACCTCTGCCGCCTTCGTCGCCATCGAATCAGGCCAGGCGGATATCGTAGCCAATCAGGTCGGATATACGGACGAAAGAGCCGCAAAGACGATCTATACCAAGGAAGTCAACAACTACACCGCCAGAAAGATTGCCGTCAGGAATGACAGGAACGATATCAACAGCCTTGAAGATCTGAAAGGCAAGAAGGTCGCTGTCACGACGAACAGCGAGGCCGTCCGTCAGCTGCAGGATCTCAACAAGACCTACAACCCTCCGATTGAACTCATTTATACCGACAAAGGCTTCACCGAAGGCGCAAACCTCGTCGTCACCGGCCGCGCCGATGCTACCCCGCAGTATGAAGTCTCCATCACAGACGCCGTAAAGACACTCGGCCTTCCGATCAAAGCCGTAGGCCCTGTCATTTCCAGTGTTCCTACCTACTTTGCATTAAAGAAGGATGACGACCACCAGAAACTGGCCGACACCATCGACAAGACACTCAAAGACATGAAGGCCGACGGCACGCTCAAGAAACTCTCTGAACAGTTCCTCGGCAAGGATTACACCGTACCACAGCAGTAA
- the yidD gene encoding membrane protein insertion efficiency factor YidD: MKNLLIALIRFYRTFISPLKAPCCRFYPTCSEYALQAVQKYGALKGSWLAVKRICKCHPFHKGGYDPLP, translated from the coding sequence ATGAAGAATCTGCTTATCGCATTGATACGATTCTACAGGACCTTTATTTCACCCCTTAAGGCTCCCTGCTGTCGTTTTTACCCCACCTGCAGCGAATATGCTCTGCAGGCGGTACAAAAATATGGCGCCCTGAAAGGCAGCTGGCTCGCCGTCAAACGGATTTGCAAGTGTCACCCTTTTCATAAGGGTGGATACGATCCTTTGCCGTGA
- a CDS encoding pyridoxamine 5'-phosphate oxidase family protein, with product MLPQKFFDVLKHEGVVSLTTWGRDVPHVTNTWNSYLVITDDERILAPAAGMHHLEEDLAVNDRIIVTLGAREVEGRNGYQGTGFRVEGKARLVSEGKEFDMMKEKYPFLRSVLEITAETAVQLL from the coding sequence ATGCTTCCACAGAAATTTTTCGACGTCCTGAAACACGAAGGCGTCGTATCCCTCACCACATGGGGCCGTGATGTCCCCCATGTCACAAACACATGGAATTCCTACCTCGTTATCACCGATGACGAAAGAATCCTCGCTCCCGCAGCCGGCATGCACCACCTGGAAGAAGACCTTGCCGTCAACGACCGCATCATCGTGACACTCGGCGCAAGAGAAGTCGAAGGAAGAAACGGCTACCAGGGCACCGGCTTCCGCGTAGAAGGCAAAGCCCGCCTCGTCAGCGAAGGAAAAGAATTCGACATGATGAAGGAAAAATACCCATTCCTGAGATCCGTTCTGGAAATCACCGCAGAAACTGCTGTGCAGCTGCTGTAA
- the jag gene encoding RNA-binding cell elongation regulator Jag/EloR, which translates to MRTVRVTAKTVEAAVEDGIKQLGISREEAIVHVVEQPSGGLFGLIHKKPAVVDVSAVDEPEAEETPEAPKAEETPAEAPKAEETKEEPAKEGTEEAAEAPAEAAEESKEPEETESKENEEKPAHKEGREEAPFNAEEQEQTAEEAKKFLENVFKGMHLNVTMEKMMNEDRILLSLHGEGLGILIGKHGQTLDALQYLTNLAAGKSFRHHYFVMLDVENYRERRQDTLEALAHRLAGKARRTGEPVKLEPMPAGERRIIHLALQDDPSVSTESEGEAPYRYVVISPNR; encoded by the coding sequence ATGAGAACAGTCAGAGTCACAGCAAAAACAGTTGAAGCCGCAGTAGAAGACGGCATAAAACAGCTGGGAATCAGCCGTGAAGAAGCAATCGTTCATGTCGTAGAACAGCCCTCCGGCGGACTTTTCGGATTGATCCACAAGAAACCGGCCGTCGTCGACGTATCCGCCGTAGACGAACCGGAAGCAGAAGAAACTCCGGAAGCACCGAAAGCCGAAGAAACACCGGCAGAAGCACCAAAAGCCGAAGAAACCAAGGAAGAACCAGCCAAGGAAGGAACCGAAGAAGCTGCAGAAGCTCCGGCTGAAGCCGCTGAAGAATCCAAGGAACCTGAAGAAACAGAATCCAAGGAAAACGAAGAAAAACCGGCTCACAAAGAAGGCAGAGAAGAAGCCCCGTTCAATGCGGAAGAACAGGAACAGACCGCTGAAGAAGCGAAGAAATTCCTCGAAAACGTATTCAAGGGCATGCACCTCAACGTCACCATGGAAAAAATGATGAACGAAGACAGAATCCTCCTCTCCCTCCACGGAGAAGGCCTCGGCATCCTCATCGGCAAACACGGCCAGACACTGGATGCGCTTCAGTACCTGACAAACCTTGCTGCTGGCAAATCCTTCCGTCACCACTACTTCGTCATGCTTGACGTGGAAAACTACAGAGAACGCCGCCAGGACACCCTGGAAGCCCTCGCACACAGACTCGCAGGCAAAGCAAGAAGAACCGGCGAACCCGTCAAACTCGAACCGATGCCGGCAGGAGAACGCAGAATCATCCATCTCGCACTGCAGGATGATCCCTCCGTCTCCACCGAATCCGAAGGAGAAGCACCGTACAGATACGTAGTCATCAGCCCGAACCGCTGA
- a CDS encoding M20/M25/M40 family metallo-hydrolase has protein sequence MVNEDRMRHTFEDLVKIDAPSKGEREVCDYLKKKLRALGAAKITEDNNGSVNGGNSGNLIAVFNANTEGLPSIALTAHMDCVENCRGIEPVLEDGVYRSKGDTVLGGDDKAGVAAILEGLALMKETYIPHGKVTVIFTVQEEIGLCGSSSIEEKYISGIDFGYTLDGDGAAGSAYTAGPSEYTLDFTCKGIAAHAGMAPEKGTNAIAMAGLGISLCPTGRIDDETTCNIGLIEGGTAVNIVPDRCVVHCEARSRNDEKLEALVAKMEAALKEAAAKFPEGSLEIKKEKTYDSFCIKDTDPALQLFRAACAEAGYRVTAGPSGGGSDANWFGTKGFPSLLVGVGMTDFHTNRESLKVKDLYEAGDLVYHIIEAESHFAGH, from the coding sequence ATGGTTAATGAAGATAGAATGAGACATACCTTCGAGGATCTCGTAAAAATCGACGCACCGAGCAAGGGCGAGCGCGAGGTCTGCGATTATCTGAAGAAGAAATTAAGAGCACTGGGCGCTGCCAAAATCACCGAGGACAATAACGGCTCGGTCAATGGCGGAAACAGCGGCAACCTGATTGCTGTATTCAACGCGAATACGGAAGGCCTTCCTTCCATCGCGCTGACGGCTCACATGGACTGCGTGGAAAACTGCCGTGGCATCGAACCCGTCCTGGAAGACGGCGTGTACCGCTCCAAGGGCGATACGGTTCTTGGCGGCGATGACAAGGCAGGCGTTGCTGCCATCCTGGAAGGCCTTGCCCTGATGAAGGAAACGTACATCCCGCATGGCAAAGTCACTGTCATTTTCACCGTACAGGAAGAAATCGGGCTCTGCGGCTCCTCTTCCATCGAAGAAAAATACATCTCCGGCATCGATTTCGGCTATACGCTCGACGGCGACGGAGCTGCCGGCTCTGCTTATACCGCAGGACCGTCGGAATACACCCTCGACTTCACCTGCAAGGGCATCGCTGCCCATGCCGGCATGGCGCCTGAAAAAGGCACGAACGCCATCGCCATGGCAGGCCTTGGCATTTCCCTCTGCCCGACAGGAAGAATCGACGATGAAACGACATGCAACATCGGCCTCATCGAAGGCGGCACGGCCGTCAACATCGTTCCTGACCGCTGCGTCGTCCACTGCGAAGCAAGAAGCAGAAACGATGAAAAACTCGAAGCCCTTGTCGCTAAGATGGAAGCTGCCCTCAAGGAAGCAGCCGCCAAGTTCCCGGAAGGATCTTTGGAGATCAAGAAAGAAAAGACATATGACTCCTTCTGCATCAAAGACACCGATCCCGCCCTCCAGCTCTTCCGCGCCGCATGCGCTGAAGCAGGTTACCGCGTGACCGCTGGCCCCTCCGGCGGCGGCAGCGATGCCAACTGGTTCGGCACCAAGGGATTCCCGTCCCTCTTAGTCGGTGTCGGCATGACAGACTTCCATACGAACCGCGAATCCCTCAAAGTCAAGGACCTCTACGAAGCAGGCGATCTCGTCTACCATATCATTGAAGCAGAAAGCCACTTCGCAGGCCATTAA
- a CDS encoding transporter substrate-binding domain-containing protein — MQLKSILKIAATVIAAASVITLAGCGGDKDASASAAKSQAGSAKTYVVATRGTFRPFTYMDDKNNLTGYDVEILKEVEKRNPGIHFEFKTMAPSAGFVGMESGQVDIVANQITYNEERAAKTIYTKEVNNYTARKLAVRNDRNDINSLEDLKGKKVVTTTNSEVTRQLQKLNETMDPKMDLIYTDKGFTEGANLVVTGRADATPQYEVSITDAAKTLGLPIKAVGPVIASDPTYFALRKDEDHQKLANTIDKTLKDMKADGTLKKLSEEFLGKDYTVPQQ, encoded by the coding sequence ATGCAGCTTAAATCCATCCTCAAAATCGCAGCCACCGTCATCGCTGCCGCTTCCGTCATCACCCTTGCAGGATGCGGCGGAGACAAGGACGCTTCTGCCTCTGCCGCCAAAAGCCAGGCAGGCAGCGCCAAGACGTACGTCGTAGCCACCCGCGGCACCTTCCGCCCCTTCACTTACATGGACGACAAGAACAACCTCACCGGTTATGACGTGGAAATCCTGAAGGAAGTCGAAAAAAGAAACCCCGGCATCCACTTTGAATTCAAGACCATGGCGCCTTCTGCAGGCTTCGTAGGCATGGAATCCGGCCAGGTCGACATCGTCGCCAACCAGATCACCTACAATGAAGAACGCGCCGCAAAGACGATCTACACCAAGGAAGTCAACAACTACACCGCCAGAAAACTGGCCGTCAGAAATGACCGGAATGACATCAACAGCCTCGAAGACCTGAAGGGCAAGAAGGTCGTCACCACGACAAACAGCGAAGTCACCCGCCAGCTCCAGAAGCTGAATGAGACCATGGATCCGAAGATGGACCTGATCTACACCGACAAAGGCTTCACCGAAGGCGCCAACCTCGTCGTCACCGGACGCGCCGATGCCACCCCGCAGTATGAAGTCTCCATCACAGACGCTGCCAAGACACTCGGACTTCCGATCAAAGCCGTAGGACCGGTCATCGCCAGCGACCCGACCTACTTCGCCTTGAGAAAAGATGAAGATCATCAGAAACTCGCCAATACCATCGACAAGACACTGAAAGACATGAAGGCCGACGGCACACTCAAGAAACTCTCTGAAGAGTTCCTCGGCAAGGATTACACCGTACCGCAGCAGTAA
- a CDS encoding flavodoxin family protein — translation MKSLVLWSSRTGNTKAIAEAVYEALPDEKDIFEEGRQPSVDGYDLIFVGFWGFRRGADFTARRTIESLHGKKVAIFATAGTYPDSQAARDYLDNAAALLPEDSECLGTFISQGRVHSFHIGKRSEHAKLVHPMTPDRLARLQEAEKHPNEDDFRRAGEWAVSMAEKAQA, via the coding sequence ATGAAATCTTTAGTACTCTGGTCTTCCCGTACAGGAAATACGAAAGCCATCGCCGAAGCCGTTTATGAAGCGCTTCCGGACGAAAAGGACATTTTCGAGGAAGGCCGCCAGCCGTCAGTGGACGGGTATGATTTGATTTTCGTCGGCTTCTGGGGCTTCCGCCGCGGAGCTGACTTCACTGCGCGCCGCACGATCGAGTCGCTGCATGGAAAGAAGGTTGCCATCTTCGCAACCGCCGGCACCTATCCGGATTCCCAGGCAGCCAGGGATTACCTCGACAATGCAGCCGCACTTCTTCCGGAAGATTCCGAATGCCTCGGCACCTTCATCAGCCAGGGCCGCGTTCATTCCTTCCACATCGGAAAGCGCAGCGAGCACGCCAAGCTCGTCCATCCGATGACCCCTGACAGACTGGCACGTCTGCAGGAAGCGGAAAAGCATCCGAATGAGGACGACTTCCGCCGCGCAGGAGAATGGGCCGTTTCCATGGCAGAAAAAGCACAGGCCTGA
- a CDS encoding ArsR/SmtB family transcription factor gives MDFQPSYKEFASIFKALSDETRLRVVDMLSCREMSAGDILSNFTLSQSTLSYHMKILIESGVVNARREGLWTKYSINDETFNRAMDFLPELYKLKDKCVCQQIKYVKNPERQELGGADEFGN, from the coding sequence ATGGATTTCCAGCCAAGCTACAAGGAATTCGCAAGCATTTTCAAGGCGCTGTCTGATGAGACACGTTTGAGAGTCGTAGACATGCTCTCCTGCCGCGAAATGTCCGCAGGCGACATTCTTTCCAATTTCACGCTGTCACAGTCCACACTGTCCTACCACATGAAGATTCTGATCGAATCTGGCGTCGTCAACGCACGTCGTGAAGGACTTTGGACTAAGTACTCCATCAACGATGAGACATTCAACCGCGCGATGGACTTCCTGCCGGAACTGTACAAGCTGAAAGACAAATGCGTCTGCCAGCAGATTAAGTACGTCAAGAACCCGGAACGCCAGGAACTCGGCGGAGCCGACGAATTTGGCAACTAA
- a CDS encoding DNA polymerase IV — protein MKRWIMHVDMDAFFASVEQRDNPELRGKPVIVGGDSRRGVVATASYEARKFGVHSAMPSLKAHELCPEGIFVRPRFDAYKKASDEIHQIMLHYADAYEPISLDEAFLDISGMGEKYKTLGAIGRAIKKEIYDKVHLVASVGIAPNKFLAKMASDMDKPDGLFIIPYGKEKEILAPLPVRRLWGVGKVTEKRLIASGYKTIADIQNAPPGELESLFGSRGGELRALAFGKDDRPIESERKIKSIGDEETYEHDLTDPEEIDRQIAIHSDIVAQRLRKHDLTARTISLKIRFGSFETVMRSMSREDGTNLQEEIYAMCQELLQRIPIREGIRLIGVTGSNLSSGPRMTSLFSHDWEKREKAARAMDEIQKKFGRQALRKGFWLEEEAKKDSGKGKNKDE, from the coding sequence ATGAAACGCTGGATCATGCATGTGGATATGGATGCGTTCTTCGCGTCCGTCGAGCAGAGGGACAATCCCGAGCTGCGCGGAAAACCTGTCATCGTCGGCGGCGATTCCCGAAGGGGCGTTGTCGCCACGGCTTCGTATGAAGCAAGGAAGTTTGGCGTACACTCGGCGATGCCGTCGCTCAAGGCGCACGAGCTTTGCCCGGAAGGCATTTTCGTGAGGCCCCGTTTCGATGCTTACAAGAAAGCGTCGGATGAAATCCATCAGATCATGCTCCACTATGCCGATGCGTACGAGCCGATTTCCTTAGACGAAGCTTTCCTGGACATTTCGGGCATGGGCGAGAAATACAAGACGCTGGGTGCCATCGGTCGCGCGATCAAGAAAGAAATCTATGACAAGGTCCACCTCGTCGCCTCTGTCGGGATTGCGCCCAACAAGTTCCTCGCCAAGATGGCAAGCGACATGGATAAGCCGGACGGCCTTTTCATTATCCCTTACGGAAAGGAAAAGGAAATCCTTGCCCCGCTTCCCGTCCGCCGTCTATGGGGCGTCGGGAAGGTGACGGAGAAGAGACTCATCGCTTCGGGCTACAAGACGATCGCGGATATCCAGAATGCGCCGCCCGGCGAGCTGGAGTCGCTCTTTGGCAGCCGCGGCGGAGAGCTCCGTGCGCTTGCTTTCGGAAAGGACGACCGCCCCATCGAGTCCGAGCGGAAGATCAAGTCGATCGGGGATGAGGAAACGTACGAGCACGACCTGACCGATCCCGAGGAAATCGACAGGCAGATTGCCATCCACAGCGACATCGTCGCGCAGAGGCTCCGGAAGCACGATCTCACTGCCAGAACCATTTCCCTTAAAATCCGCTTCGGCTCTTTCGAGACGGTCATGCGCTCCATGTCCCGGGAAGACGGGACGAACCTGCAGGAGGAAATCTACGCGATGTGCCAGGAACTCCTCCAGCGCATCCCCATCCGGGAAGGCATCCGCCTGATCGGCGTCACGGGCTCGAATCTTTCCTCCGGCCCGCGCATGACGTCCCTCTTTTCCCATGACTGGGAGAAACGGGAAAAGGCCGCCCGCGCGATGGATGAGATTCAGAAGAAATTCGGCAGGCAGGCGCTCCGGAAGGGCTTCTGGCTGGAAGAAGAAGCGAAGAAGGACTCCGGGAAGGGAAAAAACAAGGATGAGTGA
- the rpmH gene encoding 50S ribosomal protein L34 codes for MAKMTFQPNNHWRKQTHGFRARMKTKAGRIVLKRRRAKGRKVLSA; via the coding sequence ATGGCAAAGATGACGTTCCAGCCGAACAATCACTGGAGAAAACAGACTCACGGTTTCCGCGCTCGTATGAAGACGAAAGCAGGCCGTATTGTTCTGAAGAGAAGAAGAGCAAAAGGCAGAAAGGTATTAAGTGCCTAA